The Phyllopteryx taeniolatus isolate TA_2022b chromosome 7, UOR_Ptae_1.2, whole genome shotgun sequence genome has a segment encoding these proteins:
- the suco gene encoding SUN domain-containing ossification factor isoform X5, producing MKRLRVLVVSLIVALLCWYPNHHAYCSEHSLSDPGQPAGDNDNKNNNPDDHKPEQDSMQLQVEDWPTHTSFDLGLEAKRAGHHLDQEQTVNPQVVEEEEEEVSNSDTDSDPLLAAPEPEPSSEPVIESDLRTEAQILDRDGDQAVTVSSTLSEPVPAQGHMSSETPDPTELLGDEAATDQRPDSDPAAPAHDANDTPTSQSDSSAPTGEADKEHQQSDQSQDLGPEAVVQSTSVYVEQQQEEEHEKQQEEGLTEVQHDNNASLHPQQVGEAGISRDSDPSVPSKDDIPTFDEWKKQVMEVEKEKSQNLHTAASGIAQPVKKVQKNFKNNYASVECGAKILSANNEAKSTSAILMENMDLYMLNPCSNKIWFVIELCEPIQVKQLDIANFELFSSTPKDFVVSLSDRYPTNKWVKLGTFHARDERIVQSFPLDEQLYAKYVKMFIKYIKVELLSHFGSEHFCPLSLFRVFGTSMVEEYEEIADSQYPSERLDYLDEDCDYPPGYQPSEDKASKNLLGSATNAILNMVNNIAANVLGGKPELEDQAGAEGNGTEEVSTNKEESVEVALATAVKSPQDSTVEKPVEPEEHTAPEDAGVSPTSASSLEPQTDRQIVTLVEEEDDEEPQQSTVTLLEEEEEEEAVDRESLAYCPFLSLSSLSCLATLPELLSRWCSAVLAEERLRKLHTQTCPVGNTPTLTPPHIPIPAPTPSQEALPLTEKASEPEAPLTGQNDDQPLGEVPVTPHVDPHAHTTLSDFQLEPSRTSTLDPDSFSDIHGSLTPTHQDMLLPPIKDAALNPVPTPLLQAAPVPETQRLSATPPALSVSPLLQLPTPESDAPDAALPTPKEQDLPTVSRPEDLIPPPTEQLTVLPLTDPDAVGNLQKNTPQKPNTPLEDHGDPLVGEPHRAMDTADDDLLNGNTHRAATDFYAELQNAGDYNGGPAGGGGTAGANGAAVHGSSQKESVFMRLNNRIKALEMNMSLSGRYLEELSQRYRKQMEEMQRAFNKTVVKLQNTSRIAEEQDQKQQDSIQVLQSQLDNVTKLMLNLTATLGQLQKEVSDRQSYLAVSLVLCVSLGLLVCLQCCRNSCATPRADAASAAVALPKSNHYPSPKRCFSSYDDLSLKRRVMCPLVRSKSFHLSSTEVGPDDLYIVEPLRFSPEKKKKRCKTKPLDTVETVMPSAPLAPLTNGDIKCNGFHPCLPPPLPVLPLSPHLPPPLPPPPPPPPPPTPSPAEEAPPLPPYSSRESPSETSSTSSSTHSEESFAGRLPPPSPVFSCAELPPAAPLRPARPPPGPPAKSRQERRSGKRRKLRQTELAEGRVASLPGLRQLMKRSKELGVGTIRVTAVSGQV from the exons GTACCCCAATCATCATGCCTATTGTTCAGAGCACAGCTTGTCTGACCCAGGTCAGCCTGCTGGGgacaacgacaacaaaaacaacaaccctgATGACCATAAGCCTGAGCAGGACTCCATGCAGCTCCAG GTTGAAGACTGGCCGACTCACACCTCCTTTGATTTGGGACTAGAGGCCAAGAGAGCGGGACACCATTTAGATCAAGAACAG ACTGTGAATCCACAGGTagttgaggaggaggaggaggaagtatCAAATTCAGACACAGACTCTGATCCTCTACTTGCTGCTCCTGAGCCAGAACCCTCCTCAGAACCCGTGATTGAGTCAGACCTACGGACTGAAGCACAGATCCTGGACCGGGATGGTGACCAGGCAGTTACGGTTTCGTCCACCCTGTCAGAGCCAGTTCCAGCACAGGGCCACATGTCCAGCGAGACCCCAGACCCCACAGAGCTCCTTGGCGATGAAGCTGCCACAGATCAGCGCCCCGACTCTGACCCGGCTGCACCCGCACATGATGCCAACGACACACCTACCTCACAGAGTGATAGTTCGGCTCCTACAGG AGAGGCTGACAAAGAGCACCAGCAGTCAGACCAGAGCCAGGATTTGGGTCCCGAAGCAGTGGTTCAGTCCACTTCGGTCTATGTGGAACAGCAACAGGAGGAGGAACATGAGAAGCAGCAGGAAGAGGGACTGACTGAGGTGCAGCACGACAACAACGCCTCCTTGCATCCGCAGCAG GTGGGGGAGGCTGGTATCAGCAGGGATTCGGATCCCTCTGTTCCCAGCAAGGATGACATCCCAACCTTTGATGAGTGGAAGAAACAAGTCATGGAGGTGGAGAAGGAGAAAA GTCAGAATCTCCACACGGCTGCCAGCGGCATCGCCCAGCCAGTGAAAAAGGTCCAGAAAAACTTCAAGAATAACTACGCCTCGGTAGAGTGTGGCGCAAAGATACTCTCTGCAAACAATGAGGCCAAG AGCACGTCGGCTATTCTCATGGAGAATATGGACCTTTACATGCTGAATCCCTGCAGCAACAAAATCTG GTTTGTGATCGAGCTCTGTGAGCCCATTCAAGTCAAGCAGCTGGACATTGCCAACTTTGAACTCTTCTCGTCGACGCCTAAAGACTTTGTTGTCTCCCTAAGTGACAG GTACCCCACAAACAAGTGGGTGAAGCTGGGGACGTTCCACGCCCGCGATGAACGTATCGTACAGAGCTTTCCACTGGATGAACAGCTTTATGCTAAATATGTGAAG ATGTTCATCAAGTACATTAAG GTTGAGCTGCTTTCCCACTTTGGTTCCGAACACTTCTGTCCCCTCAGTCTCTTCAG GGTGTTTGGTACCAGCATGGTGGAGGAGTATGAGGAGATAGCCGATTCCCAGTACCCTTCTGAAAGGCTGGACTACCTGGATGAAGATTGCG ACTATCCGCCCGGCTATCAACCATCAGAAGACAAGGCGTCTAAAAACCTGCTCGGCTCCGCAACAA ATGCCATCCTCAACATGGTCAACAACATTGCTGCCAACGTGCTGGGCGGTAAACCTGAGCTCGAGGACCAAGCAGGGGCAGAAG GTAACGGAACAGAAGAAGTGTCGACCAACAAGGAGGAGAGCGTGGAGGTTGCGCTTGCGACGGCAGTGAAAAGCCCTCAAGACTCCACTGT TGAGAAACCTGTTGAGCCAGAAGAGCATACGGCTCCCGAGGATGCCGGTGTTTCTCCCACATCTGCCTCCTCCCTCGAGCCCCAGACGGACAGACAGATTGTTACTCTGGTGGAAGAGGAAGATGACGAAGAGCCCCAACAGTCCACAGTCACACtgttggaggaggaggaagaggaggaggcagtgGATAGGGAGAGTTTGGCGTACTGTCCTTTCTTGTCGCTGTCGTCGCTGTCGTGCTTGGCCACGCTACCTGAGCTACTCAGCCGCTGGTGCTCCGCCGTGTTGGCCGAGGAGCGACTCCGCAAACTTCACACCCAGACATGCCCCGTTGGTAACACCCCCACCCTCACACCTCCACATATCCCCATCCCCGCACCCACACCTTCACAGGAAGCCCTTCCCCTCACTGAAAAAGCCTCAGAGCCCGAGGCGCCTCTCACGGGCCAAAATGACGATCAGCCTTTGGGCGAGGTCCCTGTCACGCCACATGTGGACCCCCACGCGCACACTACGCTATCTGACTTCCAGCTGGAGCCCAGCAGGACGTCCACCCTAGACCCGGACAGCTTTTCGGACATCCACGGTTCCCTGACTCCCACCCACCAGGACATGCTGCTGCCTCCCATCAAGGACGCCGCTCTAAACCCCGTCCCCACTCCGCTTCTCCAGGCCGCCCCAGTACCCGAAACGCAGCGGTTGAGTGCCACCCCACCTGCATTGTCGGTGAGCCCCTTGCTACAGCTTCCCACACCGGAGTCAGACGCTCCGGATGCTGCCCTCCCCACCCCTAAGGAACAGGACCTTCCGACTGTGTCACGCCCCGAAGACCTCATCCCCCCTCCCACGGAGCAGCTGACAGTTCTCCCCTTAACGGACCCTGACGCAGTTGGCAACCTGCAGAAAAACACCCCGCAAAAACCCAACACCCCTCTAGAAGACCATGGGGACCCTCTGGTGGGTGAACCTCACCGGGCGATGGACACGGCGGATGACGACCTATTAAACGGCAACACGCACCGGGCAGCTACTGATTTCTATGCCGAGCTGCAGAACGCCGGGGACTACAACGGCGGCCCTGCAGGCGGCGGCGGCACAGCAGGCGCCAATGGCGCGGCAGTGCACGGCTCCAGCCAGAAGGAGAGTGTCTTCATGCGGCTCAACAACAGGATCAAAGCCCTGGAGATGAACATGAGTCTGTCTGGCAGATACCTGGAGGAGCTTAGCCAGAG ATACCGCAAACAGATGGAGGAGATGCAGAGGGCGTTCAACAAGACTGTCGTCAAACTGCAGAACACCTCGCGCATCGCTGAAGAGCAG GACCAGAAGCAGCAGGACTCAATCCAGGTTCTGCAGAGTCAACTGGACAACGTCACCAAACTGATGCTCAATCTCACCGCTACTCTCGGACAGCTTCAGAAAGAG GTATCCGACCGTCAGAGCTACCTGGCGGTCTCTCTGGTGCTGTGCGTGTCCCTGGGCCTGCTCGTGTGCCTGCAGTGCTGCCGCAACTCCTGCGCTACCCCCAGGGCGGATGCCGCCTCCGCCGCAGTCGCGCTGCCCAAGAGCAACCACTACCCCAGCCCCAAGAGGTGCTTCTCCTCCTACGACGACTTGAGCCTGAAGCGCAGGGTGATGTGTCCGCTTGTGCGTTCAAAGTCCTTCCACCTGTCTTCTACAGAAG TAGGTCCAGATGACTTGTACATTGTAGAGCCTCTAAGATTTTCTCCAGAGAAAAAG AAAAAACGCTGTAAAACAAAACCTTTGGACACAGTGGAAACCGTGATGCCGTCGGCCCCTTTAGCTCCCCTCACCAACGGTGACATCAAGTGCAACGGCTTCCACCCATGCCTTCCCCCTCCGCTCCCCGTCCTTCCACTTTCCCCTCACCTCCCGCCAccgctccctcctcctcctcctcctcctcctccccccacACCATCTCCTGCTGAGGAAGCCCCACCGTTACCCCCGTACTCCTCAAGGGAGTCCCCCTCAGAGACCAGCAGCACCAGCTCGTCCACCCACTCCGAGGAGTCGTTCGCCGGGCGACTGCCGCCTCCCTCGCCCGTTTTCTCCTGCGCCGAGCTGCCCCCGGCAGCGCCCCTTCGGCCCGCTCGGCCGCCGCCCGGCCCCCCCGCCAAGTCCCGGCAGGAGAGGCGCTCCGGCAAGCGGCGGAAGTTACGGCAGACCGAGCTGGCGGAGGGGCGCGTGGCCTCGCTACCCGGCCTGCGGCAGCTCATGAAGCGCAGCAAGGAGCTCGGCGTGGGCACAATCAGGGTGACGGCAGTCAGCGGACAAGTCTGA
- the suco gene encoding SUN domain-containing ossification factor isoform X1, with product MKRLRVLVVSLIVALLCWYPNHHAYCSEHSLSDPGQPAGDNDNKNNNPDDHKPEQDSMQLQVEDWPTHTSFDLGLEAKRAGHHLDQEQTVNPQVVEEEEEEVSNSDTDSDPLLAAPEPEPSSEPVIESDLRTEAQILDRDGDQAVTVSSTLSEPVPAQGHMSSETPDPTELLGDEAATDQRPDSDPAAPAHDANDTPTSQSDSSAPTGAVRVASAGDEPPAHSFVFAELSDSQCGVIPPELATCENSPFGSPLLREADKEHQQSDQSQDLGPEAVVQSTSVYVEQQQEEEHEKQQEEGLTEVQHDNNASLHPQQVGEAGISRDSDPSVPSKDDIPTFDEWKKQVMEVEKEKSQNLHTAASGIAQPVKKVQKNFKNNYASVECGAKILSANNEAKSTSAILMENMDLYMLNPCSNKIWFVIELCEPIQVKQLDIANFELFSSTPKDFVVSLSDRYPTNKWVKLGTFHARDERIVQSFPLDEQLYAKYVKMFIKYIKVELLSHFGSEHFCPLSLFRVFGTSMVEEYEEIADSQYPSERLDYLDEDCDYPPGYQPSEDKASKNLLGSATNAILNMVNNIAANVLGGKPELEDQAGAEGNGTEEVSTNKEESVEVALATAVKSPQDSTVEKPVEPEEHTAPEDAGVSPTSASSLEPQTDRQIVTLVEEEDDEEPQQSTVTLLEEEEEEEAVDRESLAYCPFLSLSSLSCLATLPELLSRWCSAVLAEERLRKLHTQTCPVGNTPTLTPPHIPIPAPTPSQEALPLTEKASEPEAPLTGQNDDQPLGEVPVTPHVDPHAHTTLSDFQLEPSRTSTLDPDSFSDIHGSLTPTHQDMLLPPIKDAALNPVPTPLLQAAPVPETQRLSATPPALSVSPLLQLPTPESDAPDAALPTPKEQDLPTVSRPEDLIPPPTEQLTVLPLTDPDAVGNLQKNTPQKPNTPLEDHGDPLVGEPHRAMDTADDDLLNGNTHRAATDFYAELQNAGDYNGGPAGGGGTAGANGAAVHGSSQKESVFMRLNNRIKALEMNMSLSGRYLEELSQRYRKQMEEMQRAFNKTVVKLQNTSRIAEEQDQKQQDSIQVLQSQLDNVTKLMLNLTATLGQLQKEVSDRQSYLAVSLVLCVSLGLLVCLQCCRNSCATPRADAASAAVALPKSNHYPSPKRCFSSYDDLSLKRRVMCPLVRSKSFHLSSTEVGPDDLYIVEPLRFSPEKKKKRCKTKPLDTVETVMPSAPLAPLTNGDIKCNGFHPCLPPPLPVLPLSPHLPPPLPPPPPPPPPPTPSPAEEAPPLPPYSSRESPSETSSTSSSTHSEESFAGRLPPPSPVFSCAELPPAAPLRPARPPPGPPAKSRQERRSGKRRKLRQTELAEGRVASLPGLRQLMKRSKELGVGTIRVTAVSGQV from the exons GTACCCCAATCATCATGCCTATTGTTCAGAGCACAGCTTGTCTGACCCAGGTCAGCCTGCTGGGgacaacgacaacaaaaacaacaaccctgATGACCATAAGCCTGAGCAGGACTCCATGCAGCTCCAG GTTGAAGACTGGCCGACTCACACCTCCTTTGATTTGGGACTAGAGGCCAAGAGAGCGGGACACCATTTAGATCAAGAACAG ACTGTGAATCCACAGGTagttgaggaggaggaggaggaagtatCAAATTCAGACACAGACTCTGATCCTCTACTTGCTGCTCCTGAGCCAGAACCCTCCTCAGAACCCGTGATTGAGTCAGACCTACGGACTGAAGCACAGATCCTGGACCGGGATGGTGACCAGGCAGTTACGGTTTCGTCCACCCTGTCAGAGCCAGTTCCAGCACAGGGCCACATGTCCAGCGAGACCCCAGACCCCACAGAGCTCCTTGGCGATGAAGCTGCCACAGATCAGCGCCCCGACTCTGACCCGGCTGCACCCGCACATGATGCCAACGACACACCTACCTCACAGAGTGATAGTTCGGCTCCTACAGG CGCAGTGCGGGTTGCCAGTGCAGGAGACGAGCCCCCAGCACACAGCTTTGTCTTTGCTGAGCTCTCTGACTCGCAGTGCGGGGTCATCCCCCCCGAACTGGCAACCTGTGAAAATTCCCCTTTCGGCAGCCCCCTCCTGAG AGAGGCTGACAAAGAGCACCAGCAGTCAGACCAGAGCCAGGATTTGGGTCCCGAAGCAGTGGTTCAGTCCACTTCGGTCTATGTGGAACAGCAACAGGAGGAGGAACATGAGAAGCAGCAGGAAGAGGGACTGACTGAGGTGCAGCACGACAACAACGCCTCCTTGCATCCGCAGCAG GTGGGGGAGGCTGGTATCAGCAGGGATTCGGATCCCTCTGTTCCCAGCAAGGATGACATCCCAACCTTTGATGAGTGGAAGAAACAAGTCATGGAGGTGGAGAAGGAGAAAA GTCAGAATCTCCACACGGCTGCCAGCGGCATCGCCCAGCCAGTGAAAAAGGTCCAGAAAAACTTCAAGAATAACTACGCCTCGGTAGAGTGTGGCGCAAAGATACTCTCTGCAAACAATGAGGCCAAG AGCACGTCGGCTATTCTCATGGAGAATATGGACCTTTACATGCTGAATCCCTGCAGCAACAAAATCTG GTTTGTGATCGAGCTCTGTGAGCCCATTCAAGTCAAGCAGCTGGACATTGCCAACTTTGAACTCTTCTCGTCGACGCCTAAAGACTTTGTTGTCTCCCTAAGTGACAG GTACCCCACAAACAAGTGGGTGAAGCTGGGGACGTTCCACGCCCGCGATGAACGTATCGTACAGAGCTTTCCACTGGATGAACAGCTTTATGCTAAATATGTGAAG ATGTTCATCAAGTACATTAAG GTTGAGCTGCTTTCCCACTTTGGTTCCGAACACTTCTGTCCCCTCAGTCTCTTCAG GGTGTTTGGTACCAGCATGGTGGAGGAGTATGAGGAGATAGCCGATTCCCAGTACCCTTCTGAAAGGCTGGACTACCTGGATGAAGATTGCG ACTATCCGCCCGGCTATCAACCATCAGAAGACAAGGCGTCTAAAAACCTGCTCGGCTCCGCAACAA ATGCCATCCTCAACATGGTCAACAACATTGCTGCCAACGTGCTGGGCGGTAAACCTGAGCTCGAGGACCAAGCAGGGGCAGAAG GTAACGGAACAGAAGAAGTGTCGACCAACAAGGAGGAGAGCGTGGAGGTTGCGCTTGCGACGGCAGTGAAAAGCCCTCAAGACTCCACTGT TGAGAAACCTGTTGAGCCAGAAGAGCATACGGCTCCCGAGGATGCCGGTGTTTCTCCCACATCTGCCTCCTCCCTCGAGCCCCAGACGGACAGACAGATTGTTACTCTGGTGGAAGAGGAAGATGACGAAGAGCCCCAACAGTCCACAGTCACACtgttggaggaggaggaagaggaggaggcagtgGATAGGGAGAGTTTGGCGTACTGTCCTTTCTTGTCGCTGTCGTCGCTGTCGTGCTTGGCCACGCTACCTGAGCTACTCAGCCGCTGGTGCTCCGCCGTGTTGGCCGAGGAGCGACTCCGCAAACTTCACACCCAGACATGCCCCGTTGGTAACACCCCCACCCTCACACCTCCACATATCCCCATCCCCGCACCCACACCTTCACAGGAAGCCCTTCCCCTCACTGAAAAAGCCTCAGAGCCCGAGGCGCCTCTCACGGGCCAAAATGACGATCAGCCTTTGGGCGAGGTCCCTGTCACGCCACATGTGGACCCCCACGCGCACACTACGCTATCTGACTTCCAGCTGGAGCCCAGCAGGACGTCCACCCTAGACCCGGACAGCTTTTCGGACATCCACGGTTCCCTGACTCCCACCCACCAGGACATGCTGCTGCCTCCCATCAAGGACGCCGCTCTAAACCCCGTCCCCACTCCGCTTCTCCAGGCCGCCCCAGTACCCGAAACGCAGCGGTTGAGTGCCACCCCACCTGCATTGTCGGTGAGCCCCTTGCTACAGCTTCCCACACCGGAGTCAGACGCTCCGGATGCTGCCCTCCCCACCCCTAAGGAACAGGACCTTCCGACTGTGTCACGCCCCGAAGACCTCATCCCCCCTCCCACGGAGCAGCTGACAGTTCTCCCCTTAACGGACCCTGACGCAGTTGGCAACCTGCAGAAAAACACCCCGCAAAAACCCAACACCCCTCTAGAAGACCATGGGGACCCTCTGGTGGGTGAACCTCACCGGGCGATGGACACGGCGGATGACGACCTATTAAACGGCAACACGCACCGGGCAGCTACTGATTTCTATGCCGAGCTGCAGAACGCCGGGGACTACAACGGCGGCCCTGCAGGCGGCGGCGGCACAGCAGGCGCCAATGGCGCGGCAGTGCACGGCTCCAGCCAGAAGGAGAGTGTCTTCATGCGGCTCAACAACAGGATCAAAGCCCTGGAGATGAACATGAGTCTGTCTGGCAGATACCTGGAGGAGCTTAGCCAGAG ATACCGCAAACAGATGGAGGAGATGCAGAGGGCGTTCAACAAGACTGTCGTCAAACTGCAGAACACCTCGCGCATCGCTGAAGAGCAG GACCAGAAGCAGCAGGACTCAATCCAGGTTCTGCAGAGTCAACTGGACAACGTCACCAAACTGATGCTCAATCTCACCGCTACTCTCGGACAGCTTCAGAAAGAG GTATCCGACCGTCAGAGCTACCTGGCGGTCTCTCTGGTGCTGTGCGTGTCCCTGGGCCTGCTCGTGTGCCTGCAGTGCTGCCGCAACTCCTGCGCTACCCCCAGGGCGGATGCCGCCTCCGCCGCAGTCGCGCTGCCCAAGAGCAACCACTACCCCAGCCCCAAGAGGTGCTTCTCCTCCTACGACGACTTGAGCCTGAAGCGCAGGGTGATGTGTCCGCTTGTGCGTTCAAAGTCCTTCCACCTGTCTTCTACAGAAG TAGGTCCAGATGACTTGTACATTGTAGAGCCTCTAAGATTTTCTCCAGAGAAAAAG AAAAAACGCTGTAAAACAAAACCTTTGGACACAGTGGAAACCGTGATGCCGTCGGCCCCTTTAGCTCCCCTCACCAACGGTGACATCAAGTGCAACGGCTTCCACCCATGCCTTCCCCCTCCGCTCCCCGTCCTTCCACTTTCCCCTCACCTCCCGCCAccgctccctcctcctcctcctcctcctcctccccccacACCATCTCCTGCTGAGGAAGCCCCACCGTTACCCCCGTACTCCTCAAGGGAGTCCCCCTCAGAGACCAGCAGCACCAGCTCGTCCACCCACTCCGAGGAGTCGTTCGCCGGGCGACTGCCGCCTCCCTCGCCCGTTTTCTCCTGCGCCGAGCTGCCCCCGGCAGCGCCCCTTCGGCCCGCTCGGCCGCCGCCCGGCCCCCCCGCCAAGTCCCGGCAGGAGAGGCGCTCCGGCAAGCGGCGGAAGTTACGGCAGACCGAGCTGGCGGAGGGGCGCGTGGCCTCGCTACCCGGCCTGCGGCAGCTCATGAAGCGCAGCAAGGAGCTCGGCGTGGGCACAATCAGGGTGACGGCAGTCAGCGGACAAGTCTGA